Part of the Streptomyces sp. NBC_01353 genome, TCGCCGGGCCGCAGTTCGAGGTCGACGGGGTCGAACTCGCCTGCCCTGGCGAGCCCGTGGACCTGGAGGACGGGTGCGGCGGCCGGGGGTTCGGCGGGGCGGGGCGGGAAGACGTACTCGACATTCCGACCGGTCATCATGGCAACGATGTCTCGGGTGGGTGTGGAGGCTGCGGGCAGCCCACCGGCCACGGCACGGCCGTCCTTGAGGACGGTGACCCGGTCGCCGATGCGGCGGATCTCCTCCAGGCGGTGGGAGATGTAGACGACCGCGACGCCCGCCGCGGTGAGGTCGGCGACGATACGGAACAGGTTGTCGACCTCGTCGGGGTCGAGGGCGGCCGACGGTTCGTCCATCACGATGAGGCGGACGTCGTGGGAGAGGGCGCGGGCCATCGAGACGATCTGCTGCTGGGCTGCGGAGAGGTCACCGACGAGGCGGGCCGGGTCGATCTCCGGATGACCCAGCCGCTTGAGAAGCGCGGCCGTGGCCGTCCTGGCTTCGCGCCCGCGGACGACGAATCCGGCGGTGGTGGGTTCGTGGCCGAGGTGGACGTTCTCGGCGACGGACAGCCCTTCGACGAGGTCGAGTTCCTGGTAGATGGTGGCGATGCCGAGCCGCATGGCGGCGATCGGGGAGCGGAGCTGGACGGGTGCGCCGCGCCAGGTGATCCGGCCGCCGTCGGGTTGGTGGGCACCGGCGAGGACCTTGATGAGGGTGGACTTGCCGGCGCCGTTCTGGCCGAGGAGGCAGTGGACCTCGCCGGGCGCGACCTCGAGGTCGACGCCGTCGAGGGCGCGGACGCCGGGGAACGACTTGGTGATGGCGGACATGGTGAGCAGGGGTGTTTCAAGGCGTGCCGACGGTGGCGATGGCATGGGTGATCCCCTCGGCGGGTGCGGGTGGCGCCTGAGCGAGTGGGTGCTGAGGTGGTTCCGGCGGAGTGCGGGCCGGTGGCTGGTGTGTGCCCACCCGTTCCTCCCCTGGGGGACCCCCAGGGGAACGAGTGTCGACACACCACCCGCAGGCGGGGTTACGCCGGGGAGAAGAGGTGGTCGCTGATGAGGCGGGCCGCGCCGATGACTCCGGCTGCCGGGCCCAACTCGCCGAGCACGATGGGGAGGTTGCCGGTGGCCAGCGGCAGGGACTGCCGGTAGACCTGGGTGCGGACACTGGCAAGGAGGTTGTGACCGAGGCCGGTGACTCCGCCGCCGATCACCACCAGACCGGGATTGAAGAAGCTGACGAGTCCGGCGATGACCTGCCCGACCCGGTTGCCGCCCTCACGGATGAGGGCGAGTGCGGTGGCGTCGCCCGCGGCGGCCGCGGCGGCGACGTCGATCGCCGTGAGCCGGCCGGCCGCCGCGAGGCGTCCGGCGAGCTCGTCCGATCTGCCCGCGCGCGCCGCGTCCTCGGCGTCGCGGGCCAGGGCGGCGCCGCTGAAGTGGGCTTCCAGGCAGCCCTTGTTGCCGCACGCGCAGGCGCGGCCGTCCGGTTCGACCTGGATGTGCCCGATGTCGCCTGCGCTGCCCGTCGTACCGCGGTAGACGTCACCGCCGACGACGATGCCGCAGCCGATGCCCGTACCGATCTTGACGCAGAGGAAGTCCCCGACCGAGCGGGCGACGCCCGCGTGCTGCTCCCCCATGGCCATCAGGTTCACGTCGTTGTCGACCATGACCGGGCAGCCGAGTTCCTGGCTGAGCGCCTCCCGTACGGGGAAGCCGTCCCAGCCGGGCATGATCGGGGGTGCGACCGGGATGCCCTCGGGGAAGCGGACCGGGCCGGGGACGCCGATGCCGGCTCCGTCGAAGCCTTCGGCGAGCCCGGAGGCCCGCAGTTTGGCCGCCATCGACAGTGCCTGCTCGAAGACGGCGACGGGACCTTCACGGACGTCCATCGGGTGGTTGAGATGCCCGAGCACCTCCAACTCGGCGTTGGTGACGGCCACATCGATGGACGTGGCGCCGATGTCGATGCCGAGGAAGCGGAGTTCGGGGGCGAGCCTGATGTTGTGCGAACGGCGTCCGCCGCGGGAGGCGGCGAGGCCGTCCGCGACGACGAGACCGGTCTCCAGGAGCCGGTCGACCTCGACGGCGAGCTTGGAGCGGGAGAGGTCGATCTGATCGCCCAGCTGGGCACGGGAGTTGGGTCCTCCGTCGCGCAACAGCCGGAGCAGACGCGCCTGGTGCGCGTTGGCAGGTCGTGCCGTCATGCGTCTCACGCGCCCCTCCCCTGGTGCCGTGTGGCGGGCTCTCCGTCGTGCTTTCGAGGGGAACGTAGCAGCGGTGTCCCGGGGTGGGAAGAAGTCGCGCAGGAATCCGAGCAGACTTTTTCCTGAACGAGGACAAAGCCGGGGTAGGGCTGCGGAGCGGGGGCGCCGGTCAGCGCACGGCGACCAGTCGGGCGGAGACGACGACGTTGCCTTCGTACCCCTGCCGCTTCGAGAAGGCTCCCCCACAGGTGATGACGCGCAGCTCGGGCAGAGCGCCTGCCTTGTAGACCCGCTCGGCCGGGAAACCCTCCTTCGGGACGACCTCGACGCCGTATACGGAGAAGACCGCCGTCCGGCCGTCCTTGCGGGGAATCTCGATGCGGTGGCCCTTGCTCAGCGCGCCGAGGTCGTAGAAGACGGCCCGCCCGTCCGGAGTGTCGACATGGCCGACGACGACGGCCGTACCTCGCTCGCCCGGGGTGACGGCGCCGGTGTACCAGCCGGCGACGTTCTTCTCGTACGCGGGCGGGGTGTCGATCCATCCCTCGGCGTCGCGGCCGACGTCCGTGACCGGGGCGTCGACGCGGACGAATGGGATGCGGACGCGTACGGGGCGGGAGGCGGGCAGTGGATCGGGGGCGGTTGCGTGGCCCGGGGCGACGGCGGCGCTCGAACGGTCCGGTGCCGCGGCGGCGACCGGCTGCGGGGGGCCTCCGGCCCGCCATTCCTCCGTGCCGCCCCGAACGAGATGGATCCCCACCAGCAGGACGACGACCACGACGCCCCACGCGTTGCGCCTGGACGATCCGTTCGACCCGCTCGACCCCTGCACGATCCGCTCTCTTCGTGTACCCGGTGGCGCCCCTCCGCCCCGGACCTCGTCATCCCGGGGCGGAGGAGCCGT contains:
- a CDS encoding ROK family transcriptional regulator, whose amino-acid sequence is MTARPANAHQARLLRLLRDGGPNSRAQLGDQIDLSRSKLAVEVDRLLETGLVVADGLAASRGGRRSHNIRLAPELRFLGIDIGATSIDVAVTNAELEVLGHLNHPMDVREGPVAVFEQALSMAAKLRASGLAEGFDGAGIGVPGPVRFPEGIPVAPPIMPGWDGFPVREALSQELGCPVMVDNDVNLMAMGEQHAGVARSVGDFLCVKIGTGIGCGIVVGGDVYRGTTGSAGDIGHIQVEPDGRACACGNKGCLEAHFSGAALARDAEDAARAGRSDELAGRLAAAGRLTAIDVAAAAAAGDATALALIREGGNRVGQVIAGLVSFFNPGLVVIGGGVTGLGHNLLASVRTQVYRQSLPLATGNLPIVLGELGPAAGVIGAARLISDHLFSPA
- a CDS encoding class F sortase, translated to MQGSSGSNGSSRRNAWGVVVVVLLVGIHLVRGGTEEWRAGGPPQPVAAAAPDRSSAAVAPGHATAPDPLPASRPVRVRIPFVRVDAPVTDVGRDAEGWIDTPPAYEKNVAGWYTGAVTPGERGTAVVVGHVDTPDGRAVFYDLGALSKGHRIEIPRKDGRTAVFSVYGVEVVPKEGFPAERVYKAGALPELRVITCGGAFSKRQGYEGNVVVSARLVAVR
- a CDS encoding sugar ABC transporter ATP-binding protein — protein: MPSPPSARLETPLLTMSAITKSFPGVRALDGVDLEVAPGEVHCLLGQNGAGKSTLIKVLAGAHQPDGGRITWRGAPVQLRSPIAAMRLGIATIYQELDLVEGLSVAENVHLGHEPTTAGFVVRGREARTATAALLKRLGHPEIDPARLVGDLSAAQQQIVSMARALSHDVRLIVMDEPSAALDPDEVDNLFRIVADLTAAGVAVVYISHRLEEIRRIGDRVTVLKDGRAVAGGLPAASTPTRDIVAMMTGRNVEYVFPPRPAEPPAAAPVLQVHGLARAGEFDPVDLELRPGEIVGLAGLVGSGRSEILETIYGARKATAGRVVVDGRTLRPGSVRDAVRAGLGLAPEERKAQGLLMLESVTRNVSVSTLARFSRAGWIDRDAEREAARTATRELSLRPDNPDARIRTLSGGNQQKAVLARWLLRGCRVLLLDEPTRGVDVGARAELYAVIRRLADDGLAVLLVSSEVPEVLGLADRVLVLKEGRVVHTAPARELDEHRVLDLVMEGSPTS